A portion of the Candidatus Cloacimonadota bacterium genome contains these proteins:
- a CDS encoding sugar ABC transporter permease — MIGSDSKTRKFVTYLILILVTIITIYPVLWVLKVAFGGKSLLSTNLSLIPDNINLDNFRAVFYDKPFMTWLRNSIIVSFVTVISSLFLATTAAYAFSRFKFPGQKTGMLSLLVTQMFPGVLMIIPQFILISEILHLYGSIWGLVIIYSTTALPFSIWVLKGYFDTIPISLEESATIDGASKGRIFWEIILPLSKPSIAITGLFSFMTAWNEFILAATFLDSESKYTLPIGLRQMVGEFGAEWGSFAASSLLVAIPVVALFMAFQKFLVSGLTAGGVKG; from the coding sequence ATGATCGGTTCCGATTCTAAAACTCGAAAATTTGTAACTTATCTGATTTTGATTTTGGTTACAATAATCACGATCTATCCTGTGCTCTGGGTACTGAAAGTTGCCTTTGGCGGGAAATCACTGCTTTCCACAAATCTCAGCCTGATTCCCGATAATATAAATCTGGATAATTTCAGAGCAGTATTTTATGATAAACCTTTCATGACCTGGCTGCGCAATTCGATCATAGTTTCTTTTGTTACGGTGATTTCCAGTTTGTTTCTGGCCACCACAGCCGCCTATGCTTTCTCGCGTTTCAAATTTCCCGGACAGAAAACAGGTATGCTGTCATTGCTGGTAACGCAGATGTTTCCCGGCGTGCTGATGATCATTCCGCAGTTTATTCTGATCTCGGAAATCCTGCATCTTTATGGCTCGATCTGGGGCTTGGTGATCATCTACTCTACCACAGCACTGCCTTTTTCCATCTGGGTACTGAAAGGTTATTTCGATACAATTCCCATCTCGCTGGAAGAATCAGCTACCATCGATGGAGCTTCCAAGGGTCGGATTTTCTGGGAGATAATCCTGCCGCTCAGTAAACCATCGATTGCCATTACAGGATTATTTTCCTTCATGACAGCCTGGAATGAATTTATTCTGGCAGCCACATTCCTGGATTCAGAATCGAAATACACCCTGCCTATCGGTTTGCGGCAGATGGTAGGAGAGTTTGGTGCGGAATGGGGAAGTTTTGCTGCCTCATCATTACTAGTCGCAATTCCTGTTGTAGCACTTTTCATGGCTTTCCAGAAATTCCTGGTGAGCGGTCTTACAGCAGGAGGAGTAAAAGGATAA
- a CDS encoding alpha-amylase, whose protein sequence is MKLITFLVVFVFCFLTVWSNDIIPQSGKTYWWNDTVFYEIFVRSFADSDGDGIGDLQGLISKLDYLNDGNPETFSDLGISGIWLMPVCQSPSYHGYDVTDYQHIEEDYGTNADFQLLMDECHRRGIKVIVDFVMNHCSSQHPWFIKAKASDAYFKRWFRWKHNKPSYLGPWNQPVWHEANGEYYFGLFWGGMPDLNYENKAVRKEMKDIAKFWLSEMKVDGFRCDAVKHIYEDGAVMENVPETFTWWREFHDFYKGINPDAMTVGEAWDSSDIVVKYLDNRFDFCFEFDLANTIISAVNNADADLLKYKLAEINEIYPYLQYGTFLTNHDQNRVLNQLAFNVEKAKFAASILLTLPGIPFIYYGEEIGMTGAKPDPDIRTPMQWNSTEFAGFSSAEPWHSVNDNYSEYNMEDQQKDENSLWRVYRKMITLRTEHPALRRGTTQILNCDRDDILVLLRIYQNDVVILIYNFSNDLSDLLLPSQPTGLVEADYNILTEPAAAKITRLQIDFEGRWQDQIKLQVPDKNALKVYLLQKRIIMED, encoded by the coding sequence ATGAAATTAATTACATTTTTGGTTGTTTTCGTGTTCTGTTTCCTTACTGTCTGGTCGAATGATATTATTCCTCAATCCGGCAAAACCTACTGGTGGAATGATACTGTTTTCTACGAAATTTTCGTGCGCAGTTTTGCCGACAGCGACGGCGATGGAATCGGTGATCTGCAGGGACTCATTTCCAAACTGGATTATCTGAATGATGGAAATCCTGAAACATTCAGCGATCTGGGAATTAGCGGAATCTGGCTGATGCCGGTCTGCCAGTCTCCCAGCTATCACGGCTACGATGTAACTGATTACCAACATATCGAAGAAGATTATGGTACCAATGCAGATTTTCAATTGTTGATGGATGAATGTCACAGGCGCGGAATAAAAGTTATCGTTGATTTTGTGATGAATCACTGTTCCAGCCAGCATCCCTGGTTCATAAAAGCCAAAGCCAGCGATGCCTATTTTAAAAGATGGTTCCGCTGGAAGCACAATAAACCTTCCTATCTGGGACCCTGGAACCAGCCGGTGTGGCATGAAGCGAATGGTGAATATTATTTTGGACTGTTCTGGGGCGGAATGCCCGATCTGAACTACGAGAACAAAGCAGTTCGCAAAGAGATGAAAGATATTGCCAAATTCTGGTTGAGCGAGATGAAAGTGGATGGCTTCCGCTGTGATGCAGTGAAACACATTTACGAAGATGGTGCAGTGATGGAAAATGTACCGGAAACTTTTACCTGGTGGCGAGAGTTTCACGATTTTTATAAAGGAATCAATCCCGATGCCATGACGGTGGGCGAAGCCTGGGACAGCTCGGACATCGTTGTAAAATATCTGGATAATCGTTTTGATTTCTGTTTTGAGTTCGATCTGGCCAATACGATAATTTCTGCTGTGAATAATGCTGATGCGGATTTACTTAAATACAAATTAGCTGAAATAAATGAGATTTATCCCTACCTGCAATACGGCACTTTCCTCACCAATCATGATCAGAACCGGGTGCTGAATCAACTGGCATTTAATGTGGAAAAGGCCAAATTTGCAGCTTCCATTTTGCTGACCCTGCCGGGAATTCCGTTTATTTATTATGGTGAAGAGATCGGTATGACAGGCGCTAAACCCGATCCTGATATCCGCACACCTATGCAATGGAATAGCACTGAGTTTGCCGGCTTCAGTTCTGCGGAACCCTGGCATTCTGTGAATGATAATTATTCTGAATATAATATGGAAGATCAGCAAAAAGACGAAAATTCGCTTTGGCGAGTTTATCGGAAAATGATTACATTGCGAACTGAACATCCAGCACTCAGACGAGGAACAACTCAAATATTGAATTGTGATCGTGACGACATACTTGTACTACTTCGTATTTATCAGAATGATGTCGTTATACTGATTTATAACTTCAGCAATGATTTATCCGATCTTCTGCTGCCATCACAACCAACCGGTCTGGTGGAGGCAGATTATAATATTTTAACTGAACCTGCAGCAGCAAAAATCACCAGATTGCAAATTGATTTTGAGGGCAGATGGCAGGATCAGATAAAGCTGCAGGTTCCCGATAAAAATGCCTTAAAAGTATATTTGTTGCAAAAAAGAATTATTATGGAAGATTAG
- the ugpC gene encoding sn-glycerol-3-phosphate ABC transporter ATP-binding protein UgpC, whose product MAKVVLEKVNKIFDGKVHVVKDNDLTIADKEFMVLVGPSGCGKSTTLRMIAGLEEITSGKIYIGDRVVNDVPPKDRDIAMVFQNYALYPHMTVFNNMAYGLKLRKLPKPEIKKLVGEAAEILGLEDLLERKPKALSGGQRQRVALGRAIVRHPEVFLFDEPLSNLDAKLRVQMRAEISKLHKRLNTTIIYVTHDQVEAMTMGDRIAVLHEGLIQQVDTPLNLYDHPKNMFVAGFIGSPSMNFIKGKLEKKDGINFVAPGISQNVPPQFHDKLKNHLDREVMMGIRPENIKIEKEAKTKALVEVVEPMGNEIIFFCAIKDNKFLLREEERILTKPGEKVPISFKMEYAHFFDLETEESINYDL is encoded by the coding sequence ATGGCAAAAGTAGTATTGGAAAAAGTTAATAAAATTTTCGACGGCAAAGTTCACGTGGTCAAAGACAATGATCTGACAATTGCCGATAAGGAATTCATGGTGCTGGTGGGGCCTTCCGGTTGTGGAAAATCGACAACTTTGCGCATGATCGCCGGTTTGGAAGAGATCACCTCCGGCAAGATTTACATAGGTGATCGTGTGGTGAATGATGTTCCTCCCAAAGACAGAGACATCGCTATGGTTTTCCAGAATTATGCTCTCTATCCGCATATGACGGTTTTCAATAATATGGCTTATGGCCTGAAACTGCGCAAACTTCCCAAACCAGAGATCAAAAAACTGGTAGGAGAAGCTGCTGAAATCCTTGGTTTGGAAGATCTTCTGGAACGTAAACCAAAAGCACTTTCCGGAGGGCAGCGTCAACGTGTTGCCCTGGGAAGAGCCATCGTGCGCCATCCCGAAGTATTCTTGTTCGACGAGCCGCTTTCCAACCTGGATGCCAAACTGCGCGTGCAGATGCGGGCCGAGATCAGTAAACTGCATAAACGACTGAATACAACCATCATCTATGTGACGCACGATCAGGTGGAAGCAATGACCATGGGCGATAGAATAGCTGTTTTACACGAAGGACTCATTCAGCAGGTGGATACTCCACTCAACCTTTATGACCATCCCAAAAACATGTTCGTTGCCGGTTTTATCGGCAGCCCGTCCATGAATTTTATTAAAGGAAAGCTGGAAAAAAAAGACGGGATCAATTTTGTAGCACCCGGAATTTCACAGAATGTGCCGCCGCAGTTTCATGATAAATTGAAGAATCATCTCGACAGAGAAGTGATGATGGGTATTCGTCCTGAAAACATAAAAATCGAAAAGGAAGCAAAAACCAAAGCGCTGGTGGAAGTGGTAGAACCCATGGGCAATGAGATCATCTTTTTCTGTGCTATAAAAGACAATAAATTCCTGCTGCGTGAGGAAGAAAGAATTTTAACCAAGCCCGGTGAAAAGGTGCCGATTTCCTTCAAAATGGAATATGCCCATTTCTTCGATCTGGAAACAGAAGAATCCATCAATTATGATTTATAA